The genomic segment ATGACAGTTACCTTTGAAAAGCAGAAAGAGGAATAGGTGCCTTCAGATCTCCCTATCAAGAATATCTGGATTTGGGGAAGTGACACTTCTAATGGATGGAACTATCCGTTCCTGTTGCCATTGGAGTATGATGCAAATGCAGCCAAGGGTACTTTCGTTATAGAAACAACTTTGACAGAGGGTGAACTGAAGTTTGGTTTAGAGAATGATCCAAACAAGGGTGGCAATATCATTTGGCTTCGTCCTTTGAGTAAGGATGTAACAAATGATCTTGCACCGCTTTCTGTTACAGATTTACAAGTACTTGGTCAAAGTCCTGACTACAAGTGGAAGGTTGAAGCTTCGCAAGCAGGTAACTACAAGATTAGCATCAATGTCATTGATATGAAGGTTAAGTTTAAAAAAAAATAATAATAAGTAGAATTATATTATGAAAAAGATAGTTTTATCAATTGTCGCAGTAATGTTATCCTTTATGACAATGGGATGTAGCGATTACTCGATAAATGGAGGTAGCTTCAATACCGGTTGGACTCCAGAAGATATTCCAGACGATCCTGTAACTCCTACTCCTACTCCAGAGACTGCTGAGAAAGCTCCTCTTTATTGGACTGTGTATGAGTATGGTCGTTTGGCAGAGAAGAACGGAACGGACCGCAATATGCCCAAAGAGGTTTGGCAGAAAAATATCGACTGGGTGGCTGAGAATCTTTTGCCATATGGTTACGATATGATTTGTACCGATGGTTTCATGGCTATGTTGGGCGATGATAATGCTGGGCATCCTTACATGACCTCATATGCTTATATTCCATTGACCGAACTTATTCAGATGTGCAAGGACAAAGGTTTAAAGTTGGGCATCTACGACAACCCCCTTTGGGTGCATGGCTCTTTAGATTGTCCTATCGAGGGAACAAAGTATACTGTACGTAATTTGCTTTATGAGCAGGGTAAGGATCAAGTGAAGAATCCTGATGCTGATGGTGACATCTTTACATGGATCGTTCCCAGCCACAAAGGTGGTAAGGAGTACATCGACGGCTTCTTCAAATATTATAAGAGTATTGGTGTTGATTTCATCCGTATGGACTTTATGTGTCTCTTTGAAGATGGTATTCGTGGAGGTGGCACTAAGGGTGAAGGCCGTGGCTATGGTAGTGCAGAGTATCGTTTGGCTTTGCAGTATATCGCTGAGGCAGCCCAAAAGTATGGTGTGTTTACTTCTATCGTGATGCCAAATATGAAAGATCATGGTCAGTACGAAGCTCAGTATGGCAATATGGTTCGCATTGTGGATGACGCCTGCGAAGGTGGATGGGATCACTTGTCAAGCCGTTGGCGCGGTGCGCAGTATATTAAGGTAGATCAGTGGCCTGCAGCCAACAACCAGTTTGATGGCTTTACTTATTGGTCTGATATTACTGGTCGTGGCAAGGTTATTGCCGATGGAGACTTCCAACTCATGCGTCGTTTCAATTCTGATGATGAGCGTCAGTCTTGTATCACTCTGCAACTTATGGCTGGTGGTCCTATTGCCGTAGCTGATGAGTATAATACTATTGGTTATGAGACGGGTGAGAATAGTTATAGCGAGAGTTTTTATAGTGCAGCAAGAGCTGCCCACAATGTAAGTTTCTACCAGAACGAAGAATTGTTGGAACTCAATAAGGATAAGTTTGTAGGAAAGCCTTTGAGTAACAATATATCTACAACAAGAAATGGCGCGGGTATAGAGATTGCTGAAGATGCTAACAGCCAAGTATGGTATGGTCAGATGAGCAATGGCGATTACATTGTGGCTCTCTTCAACCGTGAGAATATAGAACAGGAACGCGGTGTAGAACTCTCTGCCCTGGGTATTTCGGGTAGTATGAAAGTGAGAGATCTTTGGACACATACCGATGAAGGTGAGGTAACTAAGGTTTCTGCAAAACTGGCTCCTCATGCCTGCAAGGTTGTTCGCTTGAGCAAGCCTGAATAATTTTTGGTATCTGAAAATTAAATATTAGAAAGAACATGAAACGTATATTAAAATCAATCAGCTATATGGCAGTGATGGCTACTGCTGTTGCAACATTTTCTTCTTGCGAGGATGAGTTGCCTGACCCAATAGTAAAGCCACGGACTGCCGTTACCATCCAAACCGATTGGGGCGCTTGTGGTTTGAATAATGTCCCAAATTCTTATTACTTGAGTGTAAATGATGAGGTAAGCACGGTGAGTGGTAACACCCAGCAGCTTACTTTGAAGAGTAATAATGATTATACATTCAGATGCTATAATGGCACCAGTCATATTACAGTTGCTGAGGCAAGAGCTACTGTAGATGCTTCCACCTTTATGGTAAACGATGCAAATGCCATCAACGGCAATCCTGATGCGTTCTGTTATGGTGTAGCCACCGAGACAGACTTGACGGGTGATAGCCGGAGTTACACTATAGCTATGAAGCGTCTTACGCGTAAACTCACATTGACTACTCCCGATTTAGCAGCTAAGAATGCCGAAGGTAAAGATCTTTCTGTACAGGGAGGTTACGCCATCCTTACTGGAGCCTATTCAA from the Segatella copri genome contains:
- a CDS encoding SusF/SusE family outer membrane protein, with product MPSDLPIKNIWIWGSDTSNGWNYPFLLPLEYDANAAKGTFVIETTLTEGELKFGLENDPNKGGNIIWLRPLSKDVTNDLAPLSVTDLQVLGQSPDYKWKVEASQAGNYKISINVIDMKVKFKKK
- a CDS encoding alpha-galactosidase, producing the protein MKKIVLSIVAVMLSFMTMGCSDYSINGGSFNTGWTPEDIPDDPVTPTPTPETAEKAPLYWTVYEYGRLAEKNGTDRNMPKEVWQKNIDWVAENLLPYGYDMICTDGFMAMLGDDNAGHPYMTSYAYIPLTELIQMCKDKGLKLGIYDNPLWVHGSLDCPIEGTKYTVRNLLYEQGKDQVKNPDADGDIFTWIVPSHKGGKEYIDGFFKYYKSIGVDFIRMDFMCLFEDGIRGGGTKGEGRGYGSAEYRLALQYIAEAAQKYGVFTSIVMPNMKDHGQYEAQYGNMVRIVDDACEGGWDHLSSRWRGAQYIKVDQWPAANNQFDGFTYWSDITGRGKVIADGDFQLMRRFNSDDERQSCITLQLMAGGPIAVADEYNTIGYETGENSYSESFYSAARAAHNVSFYQNEELLELNKDKFVGKPLSNNISTTRNGAGIEIAEDANSQVWYGQMSNGDYIVALFNRENIEQERGVELSALGISGSMKVRDLWTHTDEGEVTKVSAKLAPHACKVVRLSKPE